A genomic stretch from Penaeus vannamei isolate JL-2024 chromosome 6, ASM4276789v1, whole genome shotgun sequence includes:
- the LOC113802618 gene encoding lactosylceramide 4-alpha-galactosyltransferase-like isoform X1 encodes MRKFRYQRNLGLIMAISLTIFMTKGRLTKREDKAEGSLSEAEAGRWWQTLLCEARRLEKAKKTLPLQVLFREAAAEASEANVFLTESGCRARPTPRAWCAVESWARQNPASRVWYLLTAPQLDDADGAASLLLQAYGNLRFASVDVAELFKGTALEGVFASASWFFHSEHPAVVLSDLLRAALVWRLGGFYCDSDTVCLKDTSALRNVASYAQQDIGKIGSFCFHFRDHHRFLETLMEVQRENFKPNTWDSVGPLSFTKTARRLCGEDLTRPAGSTTPVSCGDFQLLPPRFLTPVLFYDVGDIFAPGEGRDFAKRFNGTYVLHTYTSLTKDIGFRAGSESHFDAAARLSCPITYELLLKNATDV; translated from the exons ATGCGAAAATTCAGATACCAAAGGAATTTAGGATTGATAATGGCGATTTCGCTTACGATCTTCATGACGAAGGGAAGACtgacgaagagagaagataaagccGAAG GCTCGCTGTCTGAGGCCGAGGCCGGGCGGTGGTGGCAGACGCTCCTGTGCGAGGCGCGGAGGCTGGAAAAGGCCAAGAAGACACTCCCTCTGCAGGTGTTGTTCAG GGAGGCGGCGGCCGAGGCGAGCGAGGCCAACGTGTTCCTGACGGAGTCGGGCTGCAGGGCGCGGCCGACGCCCCGCGCCTGGTGCGCCGTCGAGag ctgggCCCGCCAGAACCCCGCCTCCCGCGTGTGGTACCTCCTGACGGCGCCGCAGCTGGACGACGCGGACGGCGCGGCCTCGCTCCTCCTGCAGGCGTACGGCAACCTCCGCTTCGCCTCCGTGGACGTCGCCGAGCTGTTCAAGGGCACGGCGCTCGAGGGCGTCTTCGCCTCGGCCTCCTGGTTCTTCCActcgg AACACCCCGCCGTGGTGCTGAGCGACCTCCTGCGGGCGGCGCTGGTGTGGCGCCTCGGGGGCTTCTACTGCGACTCGGACACGGTCTGCCTGAAGGACACCAGCGCCCTCAGGAACGTGGCCAGCTACGCCCAGCAGGACATCGGTAAAATCGGCAGCTTTTGTTTCCACTTCCGAGACCATCACCGGTTCCTGGAGACACTGATGGAGGTCCAGAGGGAGAATTTCAAg CCGAACACATGGGATTCGGTCGGGCCCTTGTCGTTCACCAAGACGGCGCGACGACTCTGCGGCGAGGACCTGACCAGGCCCGCCGGGAGCACGACGCCCGTGAGCTGCGGCGACTTCCAGCTGCTTCCCCCACGCTTCCTCACGCCCGTTCTCTTCTACGACGTCGGGGACATCTTCGCCCCGGGGGAGGGCAGGGACTTCGCTAAG AGATTCAACGGCACGTACGTCCTGCACACGTACACGAGCCTAACCAAGGACATCGGCTTCCGCGCGGGGTCCGAGAGCCACTTCGACGCCGCGGCCAGACTGTCCTGCCCGATCACCTACGAGCTCCTCTTAAAGAACGCGACTGATGTCTAG